A part of Acidobacteriota bacterium genomic DNA contains:
- the nrdR gene encoding transcriptional repressor NrdR, which translates to MKCPYCAHLGDKVVDSRESKEGEVIRRRRECLGCGRRFTSYERIDEIPYMVVKKDGRRERFDRQKLVGGLLKACEKRPVRVAALEAIADRLEGVLQEKPEREITAQEIGAYVMKELRQLDQVAFVRFASVYRNFRDVDEFKHELNELLRTRE; encoded by the coding sequence GTGAAGTGCCCGTACTGCGCGCATCTGGGCGACAAGGTCGTCGACTCGCGCGAGAGCAAGGAGGGCGAGGTCATTCGCCGCCGGCGCGAGTGCCTCGGCTGCGGTCGCCGCTTCACGAGCTACGAGCGGATCGACGAGATCCCGTACATGGTCGTCAAGAAGGATGGCCGGCGCGAGCGGTTCGATCGGCAGAAGCTCGTCGGCGGGCTGCTCAAGGCCTGCGAGAAGCGTCCTGTCCGCGTCGCCGCCCTCGAGGCGATCGCCGACCGGCTCGAAGGCGTGCTGCAGGAGAAGCCCGAACGCGAGATCACGGCGCAGGAGATCGGCGCGTACGTGATGAAGGAGCTGCGGCAGCTCGATCAGGTGGCCTTCGTGCGGTTCGCGTCCGTGTACCGGAACTTCCGCGACGTGGACGAGTTCAAGCACGAGCTCAACGAGCTGCTCCGGACGCGCGAATGA
- the ftcD gene encoding glutamate formimidoyltransferase, whose amino-acid sequence MGVVIRRSRRHVRWRAATAGSRSSAGLHPAGRGHRRRRGRARATRRPAAPASTGSAHARARRPTWKAPAGPPASSPPRAAGSRTRSRTIPARATRPAIPAPARRRPPRSSRRRRHATAAGGPAPRPRPRAEADRPEAARAPSARAAREARRRGRRRRRRRPRDRADPAPQRSSLPQADPATPGSSRPLAAAARPPPYARDRCRHGLARAIGPGTARASRDGWRLRSGPRCTDPGPRRAVPRSGCRGRQPRRRATRGDGDRACAVVSGLYRPAAFGTSRPPLARGPVVELTPVTCVESVPNVSEGRDRAAIEACADAIRSSGACLLDVSSDATHHRSVFSFAGSPAQVAAAVLALFDTAVAAIDLRRHTGAHPRVGAVDVVPFVPIAGVTMAECVTLARDVARTVAARHDLPVFLYEAAASTPARRDLAEIRRGGLDGVATRLGDPAWAPDFGPARLHPSAGAAVIGARAPLIAFNVQLASRDVGVARRIARAIRTSSGGLPALKAMAVDLPTLGLVQVSMNLTDFMRTSIVDAFDAVAREAARAGVPIVDSEIVGLAPAAALTAAVAAHVRLRHDAETFVLERRLHDCGIRADSLSAASRPN is encoded by the coding sequence ATGGGCGTCGTGATTCGGCGGAGTCGTCGCCACGTCCGGTGGCGAGCAGCAACTGCTGGATCTCGGTCCTCAGCCGGTCTGCATCCGGCCGGGCGGGGCCATCGGCGTCGACGCGGTCGAGCGCGCGCAACGCGTCGGCCAGCCGCCCCCGCGAGTACAGGGTCCGCGCACGCACGAGCGCGACGTCCGACGTGGAAAGCACCGGCAGGGCCGCCGGCCTCGTCGCCGCCGCGAGCGGCAGGGTCGCGGACTCGTTCGCGAACCATCCCCGCGCGCGCGACACGGCCAGCCATCCCAGCACCAGCACGCCGGCGCCCGCCGCGATCATCGCGGCGGCGGCGGCACGCGACGGCCGCCGGCGGACCGGCACCGCGTCCACGACCGCGAGCCGAGGCCGATCGGCCGGAGGCCGCGCGCGCTCCATCCGCTCGAGCCGCGCGCGAAGCTCGGCGGCGCGGTCGTCGTCGCCGGCGGCGGCGACCGCGCGATCGAGCAGATCCCGCGCCGCAACGGTCTTCCCTTCCGCAAGCAGATCCTGCGACGCCTGGATCATCTCGTCCGCTCGCCGCTGCCGCTCGGCCACCGCCGTACGCGCGCGATCGATGTAGGCACGGGCTCGCGCGTGCGATCGGTCCAGGAACAGCACGCGCGTCCAGAGATGGATGGCGTCTTCGTAGCGGCCCGCGATGTACTGATCCAGGCCCTCGACGAGCAGTGCCTCGGTCCGGCTGTCGCGGTCGGCAGCCTCGACGAAGGGCGACTCGAGGCGACGGAGATCGGGCATGCGCAGTGGTGAGCGGATTATACCGGCCCGCGGCCTTCGGTACAAGCCGTCCGCCGCTCGCGCGCGGCCCTGTGGTAGAACTCACGCCGGTGACGTGCGTCGAATCCGTCCCCAACGTCAGCGAGGGTCGCGATCGCGCGGCGATCGAGGCCTGTGCCGACGCGATCCGATCGAGCGGTGCCTGTCTGCTCGACGTCAGCAGCGACGCGACCCACCATCGAAGCGTCTTCTCGTTCGCCGGCAGCCCGGCGCAGGTGGCCGCCGCCGTGCTGGCCCTCTTCGACACCGCGGTGGCCGCGATCGATCTCCGTCGCCACACCGGGGCGCACCCGCGAGTCGGTGCCGTGGATGTCGTGCCGTTCGTCCCCATTGCCGGCGTCACGATGGCCGAGTGCGTGACGCTCGCGCGCGACGTGGCGAGAACGGTCGCGGCGCGCCATGACCTGCCGGTGTTTCTCTACGAGGCCGCCGCCTCGACGCCGGCTCGGCGCGATCTCGCCGAGATCAGACGAGGCGGGCTCGATGGTGTCGCGACGCGGCTCGGCGATCCCGCGTGGGCGCCAGACTTCGGTCCGGCCCGGCTGCATCCCTCCGCCGGCGCCGCGGTCATCGGCGCACGCGCACCGCTCATCGCGTTCAACGTGCAGCTCGCGTCGCGAGACGTCGGCGTCGCACGGCGCATCGCGCGGGCGATCCGGACGAGCTCCGGCGGGCTGCCCGCGCTGAAGGCGATGGCCGTGGATCTGCCGACGCTCGGGCTGGTGCAAGTCTCGATGAACCTCACCGACTTCATGCGGACGTCGATCGTCGACGCCTTCGACGCCGTCGCACGCGAGGCGGCACGCGCGGGCGTTCCGATCGTCGACAGCGAGATCGTCGGACTGGCCCCGGCGGCAGCACTGACCGCTGCGGTGGCTGCGCACGTCCGGCTGCGGCACGACGCCGAAACGTTCGTTCTCGAACGCCGGCTCCACGATTGCGGCATCCGCGCCGACAGCCTATCGGCCGCTTCCCGGCCGAACTAG
- a CDS encoding flippase-like domain-containing protein, whose translation MSSSPAPRRFPWHAVLIAALTVGLVTLFLRSINLKEAWHATLGSDVRWIAGGVVVTFQTYALRAWRWQVLLQPIGRASFRQAFRATVVGFAASFLMPARVGEVLRPYLLARREGFDPTAAFATVIVERLLDLSTVMLLFGLAIVSSGVEIGPETRAAGLVAAVVSVVGLGVLSVLAGHPERLGRWAGRLTAWLPGRAGHVIATIVRTFTEGLQVMRSPGHLTLALLWSLPLWLSIALGMACVTWAFGLSMPFVGSFLVVGYVAVGVAAPTPGAAGGFHAMYLLALTQFFHAPADAAGAAAIVLHLVSFVPVTLLGLVYMWQDGLTFGGLKQMKTVAERETGAEGPGTPEIPR comes from the coding sequence ATGTCGTCCTCCCCAGCTCCGCGCCGATTTCCCTGGCACGCCGTCCTCATCGCCGCGCTCACCGTCGGCCTCGTCACGCTGTTCCTGCGCAGCATCAACCTGAAGGAAGCCTGGCACGCGACGCTCGGCAGCGACGTTCGCTGGATCGCCGGCGGCGTCGTGGTGACGTTTCAAACCTACGCCCTTCGCGCCTGGCGTTGGCAGGTGCTGCTCCAGCCCATCGGGCGCGCGAGCTTCCGCCAGGCGTTTCGCGCGACGGTCGTCGGCTTCGCCGCGAGCTTCCTCATGCCCGCCCGGGTCGGCGAGGTCCTGCGGCCCTATCTCTTGGCTCGGCGCGAAGGGTTCGATCCGACCGCCGCCTTTGCCACCGTTATCGTCGAGCGCCTGCTCGATTTGTCCACCGTCATGCTCCTGTTCGGGCTGGCGATCGTCAGCTCCGGCGTGGAGATTGGTCCGGAGACGCGCGCGGCGGGGCTGGTGGCCGCCGTCGTCTCGGTGGTCGGGCTCGGCGTGCTGTCGGTGCTGGCGGGCCATCCGGAGCGGCTCGGCCGCTGGGCGGGCCGGCTCACGGCGTGGCTGCCTGGCCGCGCCGGCCACGTGATCGCTACGATCGTTCGGACCTTCACCGAAGGGCTGCAGGTGATGCGCAGTCCCGGGCATCTGACGCTGGCGCTGCTGTGGTCCCTGCCGCTCTGGCTCTCGATCGCGCTGGGCATGGCCTGCGTCACCTGGGCGTTCGGCTTGTCGATGCCTTTCGTGGGCTCGTTCCTGGTGGTAGGGTACGTGGCCGTCGGGGTCGCGGCGCCGACGCCTGGTGCCGCGGGAGGCTTTCACGCCATGTACCTGCTGGCGCTCACGCAGTTCTTCCACGCGCCCGCGGATGCCGCTGGCGCCGCTGCCATCGTGCTGCACCTCGTGTCGTTCGTTCCCGTCACGCTGCTCGGGCTCGTCTACATGTGGCAGGACGGCCTCACGTTCGGGGGACTCAAGCAGATGAAGACCGTCGCCGAACGGGAGACCGGCGCCGAGGGGCCCGGTACGCCGGAGATCCCGCGGTGA
- a CDS encoding DUF4390 domain-containing protein, whose protein sequence is MSAARRCMAAVLALLAGSGGLAAAIQPIEVTPVVADGRVSASFSVPSAFDEDVREVIRSGLLVTFTFDVELRRPSTVWFDRTIARVVVASSVKFDNLTGVYFVSKYEDGRVVWSDRTQDVAALKAWLTTFDRVPLGIDTVLEPNAEYYVRVSLQTSPKRTMTLWPWAGGITSGRAGFTFVR, encoded by the coding sequence ATGAGCGCCGCACGTCGATGCATGGCGGCCGTCCTGGCGCTGCTCGCCGGCAGCGGCGGCCTGGCGGCGGCCATCCAGCCGATCGAGGTGACGCCCGTCGTCGCCGACGGCCGCGTGTCGGCTTCCTTCAGCGTTCCCTCCGCGTTCGACGAGGACGTGCGGGAGGTCATCCGCAGCGGCCTGCTCGTGACCTTCACCTTCGACGTCGAGCTGCGGCGGCCGTCGACGGTCTGGTTCGACCGCACGATCGCCCGCGTCGTCGTCGCCTCGTCCGTGAAGTTCGACAACCTGACCGGCGTGTACTTCGTGTCGAAGTACGAGGATGGGCGCGTGGTGTGGTCCGATCGCACGCAGGACGTGGCCGCGCTGAAGGCGTGGCTGACGACGTTCGATCGTGTGCCGCTCGGCATCGACACCGTGCTCGAGCCCAACGCGGAGTACTACGTGCGCGTCAGCCTCCAGACCAGCCCGAAGCGCACCATGACGCTCTGGCCGTGGGCCGGCGGCATCACGTCGGGGCGGGCGGGGTTCACGTTCGTCCGTTGA
- a CDS encoding phosphoribosylaminoimidazolesuccinocarboxamide synthase → MSAVLLETNCPDLTLARRGKVRDVYDLGEQLLIVATDRISAFDYVLGSGIPDKGKVLTQLSAFWFDQLGGRVPHHCLSVDVDAFPAATRPYRDQLRGRSMLVRKTAPLPIECVARGYLSGSGWKDYQRTQAVCGHVLPAGLRESDRLAQPIFTPATKAESGHDENISEAQAAAIVGAALATRLRDITLDLYRLGVEYADERGIIIADTKFEFGMAGDTLLLIDEVLTPDSSRFWPKDAYAPGQAQPSFDKQYVRDHLEAIGWNKQPPVPTLPDDVIARTREKYLEAYRRLTGRDLRA, encoded by the coding sequence ATGAGCGCCGTTCTCCTCGAAACGAACTGCCCTGACTTGACGCTCGCGCGCCGCGGTAAAGTGCGCGACGTGTACGATCTCGGCGAGCAGTTGCTGATCGTCGCCACGGATCGCATCTCGGCGTTCGACTACGTGCTCGGCTCCGGCATTCCCGACAAGGGCAAAGTGCTCACGCAGTTGTCGGCGTTCTGGTTCGATCAGCTCGGCGGGCGCGTGCCGCACCACTGCCTGTCGGTGGACGTGGACGCGTTTCCGGCCGCGACGCGGCCCTATCGCGACCAACTGCGCGGGCGTTCGATGCTGGTGCGCAAGACGGCGCCGCTGCCGATCGAGTGCGTCGCGCGCGGCTACCTCTCGGGCTCGGGGTGGAAGGACTACCAGCGCACGCAGGCGGTGTGCGGCCACGTGCTGCCGGCCGGCCTTCGCGAGTCGGATCGGCTGGCCCAGCCGATCTTCACGCCGGCGACGAAGGCCGAGAGCGGCCACGACGAGAACATCAGCGAGGCCCAGGCGGCCGCGATCGTCGGCGCGGCGCTCGCGACGCGGCTGCGCGACATCACGCTGGATCTCTATCGGCTGGGCGTCGAGTACGCGGACGAGCGCGGCATCATCATCGCCGACACGAAGTTCGAATTCGGAATGGCGGGCGACACGCTGCTCCTGATCGACGAGGTGCTGACGCCCGACTCGTCGCGGTTCTGGCCGAAGGACGCGTACGCGCCCGGCCAGGCGCAGCCGAGCTTCGACAAACAGTACGTGCGGGATCACCTCGAGGCCATCGGGTGGAACAAGCAGCCGCCGGTCCCCACGCTGCCCGACGACGTGATCGCGCGGACGCGAGAGAAGTACCTGGAGGCGTACCGGCGCCTCACCGGACGCGATCTCCGGGCCTGA
- a CDS encoding histidine kinase yields the protein MLRDDLAALIQQMLDRGILFDDAQREFERVFIARALAKTNYNVCKAAKITGLHRNTLSRKITAYKIRKSA from the coding sequence ATGCTGCGTGACGATCTCGCCGCGCTGATCCAGCAGATGCTGGATCGCGGGATTCTGTTCGACGACGCGCAGCGCGAGTTCGAGCGCGTGTTCATCGCGCGGGCCCTGGCCAAGACGAACTACAACGTCTGCAAGGCGGCGAAGATCACCGGGCTCCACCGCAACACCCTGAGCCGCAAGATCACGGCCTACAAGATCCGGAAATCGGCCTGA
- the groES gene encoding co-chaperone GroES, translating to MKVRPLHDRVIVERIEETEQKIGSIIIPDSAKEKPQQGKVIAVGKGKVEKDGRVTPLDVKPGDIILFGKYSGQEVKIEGDEFLMMREEEILGVIEQ from the coding sequence ATGAAGGTGAGACCACTGCACGACAGAGTCATCGTCGAACGCATCGAGGAAACGGAACAGAAGATCGGCAGCATCATCATCCCGGACTCGGCCAAAGAGAAGCCCCAGCAGGGCAAGGTGATCGCCGTCGGCAAGGGCAAGGTCGAGAAGGACGGTCGCGTGACCCCGCTCGACGTGAAGCCGGGCGACATCATCCTGTTCGGCAAGTACTCCGGCCAGGAAGTGAAGATCGAAGGCGATGAGTTCCTGATGATGCGCGAGGAGGAGATCCTCGGCGTCATCGAGCAGTAG
- a CDS encoding HAMP domain-containing protein, with protein MTLRATPAPDLVPAGARRRWLDSPRLLLLAGLLLVAVLAALFWLAGQSNQIAAPLLTDVLLYSLLAVDLVLLLALGFVLARSLLKLWVEQRQAAPFGRFRAKLVAALLAMSILPAVLVLISGSQIIRDSAARWFSEPVDEVLESAQRIARQYYDERQQEVTVRAQRLARSLPTAALSAGDIAAIGAAVEDVPKTLRDGMVEVYRTVLEPGRAADVAFVFSAQSTLPNDIVHATADRLAARAVASGHEETQTEDLNTGGSLLRSAVPVLDGDGVVGIVVVSQLVGPAIRTHAVRATAAYESYQGLRVLKAPIQGIYQSVFLAVSLLILMSATWLGLYLAKRITRPVHLLAEGARAIGAGQLDWRLEPETGDELGALVESFNMMAAELRTSREKIEQSRLALERKNHEVDARRRYIETILERVATGVISLDAVGRILTVNGAAERLLGLDPSSIGQLASTVFNREDLLPLKPLVDGVREQGGSAVREITLARDDREVHLAAAATALSGDDGRPEGAVIVLDDVTPLIRAQRVAAWRDVARRLAHEIKNPLTPIQLSAERIRRHLSGAPSPTGPLVAECTDAIVTEVGVLMNLVDEFAQFARLRTPRLLPADLNRLVSETLALYAAVLQQGTLRVDVRLASVLPAVRMDAEQIRQVVINLVDNAMEALGGPTAAPRPGGAPPAITLTTAHDARNGVVRLVVADNGPGVPAADRDKLFMPYYSTKGRGSGLGLAIVRRIVVEHGGGIEVSSAQPSGTAFTIELPEA; from the coding sequence ATGACGCTGCGGGCGACGCCGGCTCCCGATCTCGTGCCCGCGGGCGCCCGCCGGCGATGGCTCGACAGCCCGCGGCTGCTCCTGCTGGCCGGGTTGCTGCTCGTGGCCGTGCTGGCGGCGCTCTTCTGGCTCGCCGGCCAGTCGAACCAGATCGCGGCCCCGCTGCTGACCGACGTCCTGCTGTACTCGCTGCTCGCCGTCGACCTCGTGCTGTTGCTCGCGCTCGGGTTCGTCCTCGCGCGGAGCCTGCTGAAGCTGTGGGTCGAGCAGCGACAGGCCGCGCCGTTCGGCCGGTTTCGCGCCAAGCTCGTGGCCGCGCTGCTCGCCATGAGCATCCTGCCGGCAGTGCTCGTGCTGATCAGCGGCAGCCAGATCATCCGCGACAGCGCCGCGCGCTGGTTCAGCGAGCCGGTGGACGAGGTGCTGGAGTCGGCGCAGCGGATCGCGCGGCAGTACTACGACGAGCGGCAGCAGGAGGTCACGGTCCGGGCGCAGCGTCTCGCGCGAAGCCTGCCCACCGCGGCCCTGTCGGCCGGCGACATCGCGGCGATCGGCGCGGCGGTCGAAGACGTCCCGAAGACGTTGCGCGACGGCATGGTCGAGGTGTACCGCACCGTGCTCGAGCCGGGCCGGGCGGCCGACGTGGCGTTCGTGTTCTCGGCGCAGTCGACGCTTCCGAACGACATCGTGCACGCCACCGCCGACCGGCTCGCCGCGCGCGCCGTGGCGTCCGGCCACGAGGAAACGCAGACCGAGGATCTGAACACCGGCGGCTCGCTCCTGCGATCGGCCGTGCCGGTGCTCGACGGCGACGGCGTCGTCGGGATCGTCGTCGTGTCGCAGCTCGTGGGGCCCGCGATCCGGACGCACGCGGTGCGCGCGACCGCCGCGTACGAGAGCTATCAGGGCCTGCGCGTCCTGAAGGCGCCGATTCAAGGCATCTACCAGTCGGTCTTCCTCGCCGTGAGCCTGCTCATCCTCATGAGCGCCACGTGGCTGGGCCTGTACCTCGCCAAGCGGATCACGCGGCCGGTGCACCTGCTGGCGGAAGGCGCAAGGGCGATCGGCGCCGGCCAGCTCGACTGGCGGCTCGAGCCGGAAACCGGCGACGAGCTCGGCGCGCTCGTCGAGTCCTTCAACATGATGGCTGCCGAGCTGCGGACGAGCCGCGAGAAGATCGAGCAGTCGCGGCTCGCGCTGGAGCGGAAGAACCACGAAGTCGACGCCCGTCGCCGCTACATCGAGACGATTCTCGAGCGGGTCGCGACCGGCGTCATCTCGCTCGACGCGGTCGGACGGATCCTCACCGTCAATGGCGCCGCCGAGCGGCTGCTCGGTCTCGATCCGTCCAGCATCGGCCAGCTCGCGTCGACCGTCTTCAATCGCGAGGACCTGCTGCCGCTCAAGCCGCTCGTCGACGGCGTGCGGGAACAGGGCGGCAGCGCCGTACGGGAAATCACGCTCGCGCGCGACGACCGCGAGGTGCATCTCGCGGCGGCCGCCACCGCGCTCTCCGGCGACGACGGCCGCCCGGAAGGCGCGGTGATCGTGCTCGACGACGTCACGCCGCTCATCCGCGCGCAGCGCGTCGCGGCATGGCGCGACGTCGCGCGCCGTCTCGCGCACGAGATCAAGAATCCACTCACGCCGATCCAGCTCAGCGCGGAACGCATCCGCCGGCACCTGAGCGGCGCGCCGTCTCCAACCGGACCGCTCGTCGCCGAGTGCACGGACGCGATCGTCACGGAGGTCGGCGTGCTGATGAATCTCGTGGACGAGTTCGCCCAGTTCGCGAGGCTGCGCACGCCGAGGCTCCTGCCGGCGGACCTCAACCGCCTCGTGAGCGAGACGCTGGCGTTGTACGCCGCGGTGCTCCAGCAGGGGACGCTGAGGGTGGACGTGCGCCTCGCGTCCGTGCTGCCGGCCGTCAGGATGGACGCGGAGCAGATCCGGCAGGTCGTCATCAACCTCGTGGACAACGCCATGGAAGCCCTCGGTGGGCCGACCGCCGCGCCGAGGCCGGGCGGTGCTCCGCCCGCGATCACGCTGACGACGGCGCACGACGCGCGCAACGGCGTCGTGCGTCTTGTCGTGGCGGACAACGGGCCGGGCGTGCCGGCCGCCGACCGTGACAAACTGTTCATGCCGTACTACTCGACGAAGGGCCGCGGCAGCGGGCTCGGTCTGGCCATCGTCCGCCGCATCGTCGTCGAGCACGGCGGCGGCATCGAGGTGAGCTCGGCGCAGCCGTCCGGCACGGCGTTCACCATCGAGCTGCCCGAGGCATAG
- a CDS encoding sigma-54-dependent Fis family transcriptional regulator — MSSILIVDDEAGVRASLGGVLRDEGYAVDAVASGEACLDELARRSVDVVLLDIWLPGMDGLVTLERLRERHVDAKVIMISGHANIESAVKATKLGAFDFIEKPLSLEKTVLSVRNALRQRRLEVENLVLRARVDRRHTIVGECRVVQRLREEIAMAAPSNGRVLISGENGTGKELVARQVHALSHRRGGPFVEVNCAAIPEELIESELFGHARGAFTGAVADRRGKFELANGGTLFLDEVGDMSLKTQAKVLRALQEQVVEPVGGQTSVRVDVRVIAATNKDLVDEIRRGTFREDLYFRLNVIPIHVPPLRERGDDVIRLAEHFVAEFSREYGRRPKVFSPDAVDVLRAYAWPGNVRELRNAIERLMIMVPGDVVAAADLPFLEVAGRARSEPAASILPLFDAREAWERAYILGALSVFDGNISRTADVLGLERSHLYKKMRSLGIGPAREKDDAST; from the coding sequence GTGTCATCCATCCTCATCGTCGACGACGAAGCGGGCGTGCGGGCGTCGCTGGGCGGCGTGCTGCGCGACGAAGGATATGCGGTGGACGCCGTCGCGAGCGGCGAAGCCTGCCTCGACGAGCTCGCGCGCCGCAGCGTGGACGTGGTCCTGCTCGACATCTGGCTTCCGGGCATGGACGGGCTCGTCACCCTCGAGCGGCTGCGAGAGCGCCACGTCGACGCGAAGGTGATCATGATCTCCGGCCACGCGAACATCGAGTCGGCGGTCAAGGCGACGAAGCTCGGAGCGTTCGATTTCATCGAGAAACCGCTCTCGCTCGAGAAGACCGTGTTGTCGGTGCGCAACGCCCTTCGCCAACGGCGGCTCGAAGTGGAGAACCTCGTGCTCCGGGCGCGGGTCGATCGGCGGCACACCATCGTAGGGGAGTGCCGGGTCGTCCAGCGGCTGCGGGAAGAGATCGCGATGGCGGCGCCGTCCAACGGCCGAGTGTTGATCTCCGGCGAGAACGGGACGGGCAAAGAGCTGGTGGCCCGGCAGGTTCACGCCCTCAGCCATCGCCGCGGCGGACCGTTCGTGGAGGTCAACTGCGCCGCGATTCCGGAGGAGCTGATCGAATCGGAGCTGTTCGGCCACGCCAGGGGTGCGTTCACGGGGGCCGTCGCCGATCGGCGGGGCAAGTTCGAGCTGGCCAACGGCGGCACGCTCTTCCTCGACGAAGTCGGCGACATGAGCCTGAAGACGCAGGCCAAGGTGCTGCGCGCGTTGCAGGAACAAGTGGTCGAGCCGGTGGGAGGGCAGACGAGCGTGCGCGTCGACGTCCGCGTGATCGCCGCCACCAACAAGGATCTCGTCGACGAGATCCGGCGAGGCACGTTTCGCGAGGACCTGTACTTCCGGCTCAACGTCATCCCGATCCACGTGCCGCCGTTGCGCGAGCGCGGCGACGACGTCATCCGCCTCGCGGAACATTTCGTGGCGGAGTTCTCGCGCGAGTACGGCCGGCGGCCGAAAGTGTTCTCGCCGGACGCCGTGGACGTGCTCCGCGCGTACGCGTGGCCGGGCAACGTCCGCGAGCTGCGCAACGCGATCGAGCGCCTGATGATCATGGTGCCGGGCGACGTCGTGGCGGCCGCGGATCTTCCGTTCCTCGAAGTGGCCGGCCGCGCGCGATCGGAGCCGGCCGCCAGCATCCTGCCGCTGTTCGACGCGCGCGAAGCCTGGGAACGGGCCTACATCCTCGGCGCGCTGTCGGTGTTCGACGGCAACATCTCGCGGACGGCCGACGTGCTGGGTCTCGAACGGAGCCACCTCTACAAGAAGATGCGAAGCCTCGGCATCGGTCCGGCGCGCGAGAAGGACGACGCGAGCACCTGA